From one Desulfobacteraceae bacterium genomic stretch:
- a CDS encoding (2Fe-2S)-binding protein, protein MFTLTVNGMEKQVDVDPETPLLWVLRDNLGITSVKYACGIAECGICTVLINGEAQRSCVVTVEDVQGSDITTIEGLPDNHPVKVAWIEKQVPQCGYCQPGIILQTVDFLSRVPNPSEAQINEAMDNVICRCGSHPRIKQAITLAAEMTAKQGG, encoded by the coding sequence ATGTTTACATTAACTGTGAACGGTATGGAAAAGCAGGTCGATGTGGACCCGGAAACTCCTTTGTTGTGGGTCCTGCGGGACAACCTGGGGATTACCAGCGTGAAATATGCTTGCGGAATTGCCGAATGCGGCATTTGCACGGTTCTCATTAACGGTGAGGCCCAGCGTTCCTGTGTGGTCACTGTAGAAGACGTCCAGGGAAGTGACATCACGACCATCGAGGGTTTACCAGACAATCATCCGGTGAAGGTTGCCTGGATCGAAAAGCAGGTGCCCCAGTGCGGATATTGCCAGCCCGGCATTATTCTGCAGACGGTTGATTTTCTATCCCGGGTACCCAATCCGTCCGAGGCGCAGATCAACGAAGCCATGGATAACGTCATCTGCCGATGCGGCTCACATCCAAGGATTAAACAGGCGATCACACTGGCTGCCGAAATGACCGCTAAACAGGGAGGCTAA
- a CDS encoding molybdopterin-dependent oxidoreductase, giving the protein MQTDMTRRSFLKKSSLVIAVSAFSSPLTLFNASSARGASELPFKPHAFLEIATDDTITVWVGQTNLGQGTHTGIPMVIADELDAAWGKVQVKMALAAEPFKSPVWHVQATGGSSSIRHRWDLLRKVGAAARWMLVEAAAEQWGIPGEKCVTRNGKVLHPDGRSLSFGQLAEAAGKRPIPADPPLKEPKDYRIIGTQKERFDIPDKVMGKTVYGIDFTLPGMCIAVVARPPRYGAYLQSYVAEAAMAVKGVIKVAPLENRVAVCAETTYAAMRGR; this is encoded by the coding sequence ATGCAAACCGATATGACGAGAAGATCTTTTTTAAAGAAAAGCAGTCTGGTGATTGCCGTAAGCGCCTTTTCAAGCCCTTTAACCCTGTTTAATGCATCTTCGGCAAGGGGCGCTTCAGAACTGCCATTTAAACCCCACGCGTTTCTGGAGATTGCAACCGATGATACGATCACGGTTTGGGTGGGCCAGACCAACCTCGGCCAGGGAACCCATACCGGTATTCCCATGGTTATCGCCGACGAACTGGATGCGGCCTGGGGAAAGGTGCAGGTCAAAATGGCGCTTGCGGCAGAGCCGTTTAAAAGCCCTGTATGGCATGTGCAAGCAACCGGCGGAAGCAGCAGTATTCGCCATCGATGGGATCTGCTCCGCAAGGTGGGCGCCGCCGCCCGATGGATGCTGGTTGAAGCGGCAGCTGAGCAATGGGGGATTCCCGGGGAAAAATGTGTCACCCGGAACGGGAAAGTCCTTCATCCAGACGGGCGCAGCTTGAGCTTTGGGCAGTTGGCGGAAGCTGCCGGTAAACGGCCGATTCCTGCAGATCCGCCTTTAAAAGAGCCCAAAGATTACCGCATTATCGGTACTCAAAAGGAGCGTTTTGATATCCCGGACAAAGTAATGGGCAAGACCGTTTATGGCATCGATTTCACCCTGCCCGGTATGTGTATTGCCGTTGTGGCCCGGCCGCCCCGTTACGGAGCGTATCTTCAATCCTATGTCGCAGAGGCGGCCATGGCCGTCAAAGGGGTGATCAAAGTGGCACCCCTTGAAAACAGGGTTGCCGTATGCGCGGAAACGACCTACGCCGCCATGCGGGGGCGGAA